The DNA window GTGTAGCCTTATAATGAGCCCCATCTTTTCAGCGGCTTCGGATATCTGCTTGAAGTCCTCATCATATGTTGAGAGCTCTTCTCCCCTTCCTACCACGACGGCGGCTGTGAGGAGGTCTGAGAATGCCTGGGGTCTGCCCATCTTTAGGAGGGCCAGCTGTAGTCTATGGGCGAGGAGGTAGTCTCCCTTTATTGGGAAGATCACACTTCCAGTGAAGTGTTTGTAGTAGACTATTCTGGGATACTCGACTAGGGTTACGGCGGTGATGTTCTCCTCGATAGGCTCTCTTCCTTTAACCCTCTCCACGACCACGCTGGTGTCAAGTATCAAAGAATGAGCCTCTCCTTCTCCCTCCTCTCAAGCTCCTCAACATCATAAACTTCGAGATCCTCGACGAGCTCCTCGGGTCTTATCCTAAGCTCCTTCCTGAGATCATCAACATCGACAAGGCCACCTAACTCCGCAAATATCCTCTCCATGATCCTCTTCGCCTCCTCCTCGGAGAGCCAAGAGGGTATCTCGACACGGATAACCCTACCCATATCCATCCAACAATAATAACCAAAGATAGTGATTTAAAGAGAGCGAAGCAGACCCCTCAC is part of the Candidatus Bathyarchaeota archaeon genome and encodes:
- a CDS encoding DNA-binding protein; this encodes MVVERVKGREPIEENITAVTLVEYPRIVYYKHFTGSVIFPIKGDYLLAHRLQLALLKMGRPQAFSDLLTAAVVVGRGEELSTYDEDFKQISEAAEKMGLIIRLHKP